The window atacacacacacatatatatacacacacacacacacatatatatacacacacacacacacacatatatatatatatacacacacatacacacatatatatatatatatacacacacatatatatatatatatatatatacacacacatatatatatactacacacacatatatatatatatatatatctatatatcgatatatatatatctatatatatctatatatatctatatatctatatatatatatatagatatatctatatatatatatatatatagatatatctatatctatagatatatagatatatctatatctatagatatatagatatatctatatctatagatatatagatatatctatatctatagatatatctatatctatatctatagatatatctatatatatatatatagatatatctatatctatatatatagatatatctatatatatatatatatatagatatatctatatagatatatctatatctatatatagatatagatatatctatatagatatatctatatagatatatatatagatatatctatctatatatatatatatatatatatatatatatatatatatatatatatctatatatatatatatatatatctatctatctatctatctatatatatatctatatatatatatatatatatatagaagtaaaggctttaaaaccaagttaacgctgaaagtacaaacatcactaatgtcacacaactttgccgacatgtggccaacagtaatgttttaatgttcttcgttattaaacattcgcacataaataagtgacatcatattcagtacttacttttgacagttcactcttccgCCGCTctcttctgccgtattttgcggcaaaattatccacacccaccgccgcgctatgaattgtgggatatatgggaccacgcttgatatttggggaaatcgacggcgcatttggagtatgcatttgaagtacacttcgaattgggacagccgtcgtcgcgtggcggtgacgtaatcgcacttaaaatgcgtacttcaagcgtgcataccctgaattgggacacagccatggTATGTTAGCTTGTTAGATAACTGAGACGGTGTTGCACCAGTTTCTGCTTCAGGTCGAGTGAAGATGGTGAGAATCACCtacaaatcacagtatttgctGATTCCTCATCTAAAGCGCTTCATTCAGATAATGACCTCACTGTGAGTTACTATTTCATAATTGTGGCTTCGCATATTACTGACTTTACAGCATTTCTTTTAAATTGTACACACAAACCACTAATATAACAATTTGCCAAAACACTTGTTCATAACAAAGTCAATACCGCCTCGTTAGCGCAGGCTAGCTCAGTAGCTGGTCTAAAGAGTCGTTAGCGTAGTCGAGTGCTAGCTAGCAGCTTCAGTGTTTGACAGGCGGACCTGTTTGGTCATGGACCTGAACGGCAGCGCTCCGAGGATCACAGTTTCATCCACTCGGTCAAACCACCGTCTCGAGGACACCTTCTCCATGACAACATTGTAGGCTAACGTGGGGTAGAAGAGCAGCCGTGCTAACGCTCCCGACATGGCTGAGCTGTTTTCTGACGAGTCGTGTAAGAATTGAACTTGTGCCGTGTAGAGCTCAGCCTCTCGTCATGCTGCTGTGTGGCGTGTGCTTCCCAGCCTTCAGTCCACATGCTGTCAGCTTCCTCCTCCTGCAGTACGATTTCCGCCGACTGCTACCCcttcaaaataaacacactggctTTCCATCCATAGATTCCGTCTcaaatcagaatattttttCTGCTCGACCAGCTGATGTTAAGGTGCAAAGTCGAACATATATCATGAGTACAACAGCTTCATAtatcacacatttttttttaaaaagaactgtcagaacttttttttttttttaacacattaaaatttaaatatgGATCTCTCAAAAACtataccaaaataaaagcctgaatTTCTCACTGCGCTTTTCTTACCATCGAAATAAATCACGGTATTTGCCAAAAATACGTCAGAAAATCTCGCTagttaaaatatgaaaagaacAGCTCAGCACTCTGGcgtttttaaaagtagaatggtaGGCAGAAGCTTCATGTCTCAGTCCCCTCTCCTGACCTCACAGTTTGGACACACATGATCTCTTCTTTTAAGGTTGGGCTCAAAATGTGCCTTTCGTCAACCCATGCTCCAGTTATGCTGTCATAGTCTGTATTTGCTGGGGGACTtgccatgatgcactgagcactacttctctctgtctctcactcccATCGTGTTTAATATTACTGTGCTGACTCacatttcaaattttaaaagataaaatggaTGTAACAGCTTCATGGTCAAAGATTACGTTTAGTTTTTATCGTTATAAAGGCAGCTGTGCTGTGCAGAGTGAGCTGAAAACATAATGCTATGGTTATGGTTGTCTTCTTTAGAGACAGTCCACATTTACAGGTGCAGGATGTAGTTATAATGCAATCAGTGATGATTGGCTGCTTCTGGAAGAGGGCTGTGCAGGAGTGTGTAAAATTTGAGGCCTTTCTGCTGATTGACTCTCCCTGACTACGAGGCTTTACAGAAACACATACCATTGCTAAGCTAACGGTAGAGGATACCTACAATAAGCCAGGTGACTGTTCAAGCACACCTGACATTTGTCTGACCTTGGAGCTTTTTCATCCATAAACTGCACAAACATTGCTACCCCCCCCCCATGAAAGGATGTCACATTGTTtgataaaaaggaaaacaatcaaCCTACAGTGAGCTCCTGGACAGAAAGATGTAGCACAAATTAGCCTGGAGTAACTCAGTCCAGTTCTGCTTTTCAAGGATTCATCACAATCAGCCACAGATGTGAATCCCTTTGCATGGAATCAGACCCAGAATCAACCAGAGCAGCTGATGTCAAGCACATTTGTGCTACACACTGGCTAAACCTGTGAGAAACCTCTGAAAActttggtgtttgtgtgtcttgatatgtttttaaaaataatctgcaaattaACTCCACAAAATGTTAGAGggcagcctttttttttccccaaccaATTTCTTTGTTGTGTCACGCATACACCCTTATTGTTTTTCCTCCATGTTCTCAGATACAAGAGTCTTTGagttaaaaatgtttcatttatttttcttgtttccaAAATCAGCTGTGATATTATGTTTCTGTGAGTTCAAACATGTAACCTAAAGCCCCTCTCAGAGTCATCATGGCAACTTTACCAGGACAGACCACATGTGCAGATTTGAACATGACACAAGCCTGAAACTGAAGCGCACAAAGACTTACACCTGCTAATCCTTAGTTTGCTGTTAATGAGAATAGTAGAGAAAACCAAACGTTCAAAAGTTCAGTTACACTTCACTAGAGATGTGGTGGTGTCACGCATGTAGGCAAACATGGTGCGTGTAACACAGCTGTTACTATAGAGGGTTTGTCTGAATGAAGCCATGAAAAATGTGTCACTGAAACCTTTTCATGTCTAAAAAGGGGCTTTAAAGTCCTGACAGCCTGAAATCTTTGTGAATTagcttaaaaaacacaaacagcataGGGACATATATACAGGGAACAGTGTGGGTCTGTGTGAAATTACAATAATCGCAGCAATATATTTTCTAAACAAAGTGCAATACATTCATCATACATATGGCCTGCAACCCCAGATTGCATAACGTTATAAAGCCAAACTTCTTATTCAACTGTTTctctacaaaaacaacaatgtgCAGTATAAGATATGGACAATACTATTAGAATAACTAAAATCATACAGCCAAAGTAGTGTTGGTTTGACTGTTCTCAGTGACAGGCAAACATCAAAAGCTTCCTCGGGCCTTCGTCCTCAAACATTTAACACAATATATTAATGCCTTCATTTACATGGACAAGCAGATCGCTGTGAAAGGTAGTGACACTTGTTGAATGAGACCTGGATTTTGACCTCTCCGCTCTGATTGGTTAAagtttggtggtggtggagttcAGGATGCCGTGCTGGATCTTGGCGTCGGAGGCCTTGGACAGGTCTCGCTGTGGAAAAACGAGCAGGCGTGAGCGTGACGCCACATACGTGTGCGGGCCGTTAGAGAAGAAGGCACTAATCCCTACAGTTAACACACGACACACACCGTTAGCGTAAATCAGACAATCACACGGGCGACCTGACGGATATTAAAGTGCTGCTCATGTAAGTAGTGCTAGCAGCATCAGCAGTGCAGATGGATAAAGGTGTTCAAACATTGAACTTGCATTAGCCGTCGCTGACATGTCGGCACAACAAACAACAGTTAATGGTGACATTTTGGAGAACCTTCAGTGACGATGGCACCAAAAGCCAATCACAGAAGCCCAAAGAGAGCCTCGTTTAGCTGTTAGTATGAGCTTAGCAAGCTGCACTCACATGTACGTGCTTCCTCTGTGGACAGGGTCATGATTGTGGATTTGTTTGATTTGCTTGTGCTGTCACAGTGAAGACTTGATGAAATAAAGTACACTCAGTAGAGCAGCTTTGGATGATTTACAGTCCAAAATAAATCTTTGTTCACGTCACACTGCTCTTCGTGGACCCCTCAGTTGGACAGAGTGTGTTTCAGCTCCTTCGAGCCACATCTCTTCTGATCCGATAAGCAGAAAATTTGAACAGGAGATGGACGGGAGCTCCTGCACTCACAATCACTAATGTGGACCGCACACCTCCATAGTAAGGAGGTTCCCTGTCTATGACATACAGAGCAAAGAAACAGTGCTCAGAGCTGTCTGAAGCCTTGATTCACATCCACTATATCAACGATTAGTAAGTTAACACAGTGTCTGAGTAGCCCACTGTTAATCTTGGAACCCACTTCACATCCCATAAATCAAGTTTAGGAAAGTTAATTGCTAATTTTATCTTTAAGTGTGATTTCTGTCTTTGGTTTGAAGCGTGCAGTTAGAGCAGATTAAGGCAATTAGTTAGGATTATGGAAAGTTTCAGGACTTTAAACACACCTTGACTGAACAGATTCAGTGCAGACCAAGTCCctctaaaatacaaatatacatCATGAGCACTATCGTGTACATCATCcttgactttatgctttaatATGTTATTGCACAGAAACAGAGGGACCAAAATAATAAAGAGATGCAGAGATTAGAGACAAAAGTGTTAAATTACCACAAACTCTGAATATGTGCTGGCAACAGAGGCTATGCTGAAGTTACGCTGTGGACTAGCAGGAGTCAGCAACGCACCCCTCAGAGGGCTGCTGCCCTTCAGCTGGGCCTCATTCTCTTTGTTGCATCCCTGCAGTCTCGGGTGGGGGGGTTTACAGCCCCCCGGTGTCCGCGCTGCCAGGGtctgatgatggaggaggacAGAGTCATATCAGAGAAATACAGATTTGTTGCTTCCTTACACCAACTCACTCAATTCCCCAAAGCACTGATAAATAAACTGCTTGTACTTTAATTAGTTCAaagataatatttttaaatcaggtaAGGTTTCTGCACCACTGAGAAGAAAAATAAGACAACATGTGTAAATGGACTGAAGCATTTATAGGCATGCTCTGCTGATAAGTAAAATATAACACAGTCGCACAACACGATGCAACTATGGTGCTACGTTTTAGCATGAAGCAGTAAAATAGACAGGTTATAATAAGTTGTCCATATCGAGATGATGGATCAATTTGACcactttgtgtttaaatgaCTCCAAAGACGAACCAGGAAAAACATCTAACATATTTTACCCAACGTCCGAGGCTCAAATATCAGTGAGCATGCTTTCGATGTGAACAGGTTTCCCAAAAATCAAGCCAACCTTGTTTGCTGAGAGGGGAGGGCGTGGCGCCGGCGAGCGGCAGACAGTCCCGCCATAGACAGAGCGCATTGTGCTGTTAGAGGTGCCACTAGAAATGCTGGAGGTCGCATTACCCTGATGAGAGAGACGAAGCGGGGTCAGTGCTGCAGAGACGGCAGCTTAATTACAGCAAGAACCGGTAAACTGGCATTTACCATCTTTCGTGATTTATTGGGGGTGGTGGTGGCCAGGAACCTGCGCTTGGTTGGGGTTCGTACTGCGGTTCCGTACAACATGTCCTCCTccgtttgtttgcttttcttaaTGTGCTGCAGAGATTGTGGAAAGATGAATGATCAGCACCGTTAGCAAACACTGCAGGCAATACTATACAAACACACTCCTTACCCTCTCCagcttctccttctccttctctatTCTGTGCAGCTCCCACTGCTCCTCCACGAACTGCAGAAACTTCTGGCCGTTTACTTGAAAGTCTCGACCCTGCTCATGTTCCCAAGTGTCAATCTGGGCTTTTAATCTCTTTTCAATCTTTAAAAAGGAAAGACGCACACACACGATTAATGCTACAGGATATTAGCTCAGGAAGCAGGTGGCCTTCACTCTTTACCTTTGGCAGGCTTTTAAGCAGGTCAGATCTCTGTTTCTCCTCTTTGAGAAGATTTCCTCCTCTGTTAGTGAACCTCGATGGATCTGTTGCTTTTttctgaagaaaagaaagaaagtgaaagAAATGGAGTTGAACCTGGAAGCAGCATTACCAAATAGAACATGTTCATTAAGGGAGTCACAAAGCTTAAATGTTTCCAAATTAATTCAGAAATGTTCATTTAAAGTGATGAAACATGgatattcatgttttatttgtatgaacttttcctttaaaaacaaTTATCTGAGTGAGATTTAAGACAGAGGCCAGTCACAGCACATACagaggtccataaatatttgggcAGAGGCGACTTGTTTCTAATGTTGgttctgtacaccaccacagggaattttaaatgaaacaactcagatgcagatgaagtgcagactttcagctttagttCAGTGGCCTGAACAAAAAGACTGGATAAAAATGTGACCAGGTAAAGCATTTTAGCACAACACAACTCCTTCATTTCAGGGGCTCAAAGGTCATTGGACaaattaactgaaaataaaaggtTCATTTCTAATAGTTGCTTGAAAACAGTTTGCTGAAGTATTGAACTTGTGAACATCACCAGATGCtggtttcctcctttttaatgctctgccaggcctttactgcagcgggttttacttcctgtttgtttgtttgtttgtgggcctTTCTGTCCAAAGTTTAGTCTTCAACAAGTAAAATCCTCAGTTGGGTTAAGATCAGCTGACTGACCTGACCAATAAAGAATATTCCACTTCTTTGCATTAATAAACTCCTGGGGTGCTTTGGCCGTATGTTTTGGCTCGTGGTCCATCTGTATTATGAAACGCTGGCTAATCAGTCTGACTGAGTTTACCTGGATTTGAGCAGACAgtctctgaacacctcagaGTTCATTCAGCTGCTCCTGTATCCCTGTCCATGACGCCGTGTGttacagatgatgtggtgtGCTTTAGATCATGAGCTGTTCCACGCCTTCTCCACACTTTTCATTCAGGTAGAGGTTGATGTCAGTTTCATCTGTTTGTCCAGATCTGTACTTTTTGAGATGGTTTCTTTTTTGCACCTTGCAATGAACCCTCTTCATTTACTTtcatgcagtcttctctttatgGCAGACTTGGATACTGGTAAGCCTACCTCCTACCTTCCTTTGTGAAGAGTTTCTCATCATCATGGAAATGATTCTGTGATCACACTGATGTCTGTGGACGCCCAGGTCTTTGTGTTGCTGAGTTCACCagagctttctttcttttctcaggATGCaccaaactgtagattttgccACTCATAATATTGCAGAAATTTCTTGGATggatggttttttttcttcgcagctcaaggatggcttgtttcaccTGCATGGAGAGCTCCTTTGACCACATgtggtctgtttacagcaaaatcttccaaatgcaagcaccacacctcAGATCAACTGCAGGCTTTTTATCTGCTTAAATAATAATGACACAACAAAGGAATCGCCCACACCTGCCCATggtccttttaaaaaaaaaaaaagagggtggcacatgttgaggaggtgaAGCTCCTAAACACTTCAGAGACTCtaaaatgaaagctgagagtCTACACATCATATCCATTATAGAACTATAATTCAAATGTTTCAGTAgacgtaaaaaaacaaaaactaattttGTGTCAGTGTTATACATGGACGTAGCTTCCTCTCCCTGTCAAACTCACCTCCAGCTCCAGGAAGAGTCTCCAGCTTTGCTCCCACTGCTGAACCCCTTCAAAAAGCTCTTTGTGATCCTCATAATGCTGCTTCAAGCGCTGGATCTCAGCATCATGTAGACTTAACAGATCTTCAGTAAAGTCCTCTAAAACAATCAATTagcttcagttaaaaaaaaaactaaacaaaaggctaaatGAACATGTGACAGGAGAACCCACCACTAAAATACGGTGTGAAAGCCTGCCGCTGGTCTGTGCTGAGGAAGCACTTCTCCCAGAAGACAGCGATCTCAGAGCGGATGGCATCTATGACATTGCGGATGTTTTGTAGTTTGAGCTCCTCGAGACGCTGGACTTCTGTTTGTAACTGAAGAGGACAAATAAAGATTAAACAACACGGCAAAACAGCAGCCACAGAACTGGAACTCACAGCTGTCCACAAAGAACAGGAAAAATAATCTGCAGCATCTTCTCACCGCGTCCAAATTCCTCTTCTTGGACGTGACCATATGTTGGCTGAaagcctccctctcctcctgtgGAACCTGCAGTCTGTCCCACAGCTGCTGGATCTTCTCTCTGTGACTCTCACACATGGCCTCGTTCTCTGCCTTGCGTTCCTCAAGCTGCAAGGTCAACACAGCATCAGTTAGCAACTCAGCAGGTTGGGCTGAAATGACCACTTatgcaaaaaagaagaagaaaaagattctGCTCACCTGGCAAAGAAGCAGTTTGAGTGACGTAATGTTGTCTCTGGAGAGACAAAAGGAGTCCTCATCCTCACAGACCACGTCCTTCTCGAAGCTGGTTTCAGGGACACGGTCTAGCTCCTCCATGTATAAAATGATCTGCTTTTTGAGCTCCGTGAACTCAGCGTGTCGCTTCACCTGGAAACATGAAGCAGTCGAAATGTGACataacaaagaggaagaaacaaAACCTGCTCATGAAACACAGCTGCAGCCAAACTGATCTCAGCCTGTCCAGTGACATCTCTCCTGCCTGTAGCAGTGTTCATCCTACAGTTCACCCCACAGTTTCTCCTCATACAACCACAATAACAGAACGTTAGAGGTGTGGTTTGAACTACGAGGTCCTACCCTCTCTTCGTTCTGGTTGGCGATGTGTTGGTGGAAGTTGTCCAGTGTTTCCAGTGAGGGGACAGAGTCGGGAGCGATGCCGTACGGCACAGAGCACAGGATGTCGCACAGGTCCTGGTCCTGCTccagcagagccttcagctgcTGCATCCGCCGAGCCTTCTCCTTCATCAGGGCCTCCACCTGTGTGCGGATGTTCTTCTCTTGCTGGAGCATGCTGATGCCGGCCTCTTCCTTaatatgcaaacaaacaaatttatcAGCAAaaagttttgggttttttttgttgttgtttttttttaaatcatagaaTTCTGATTAAAGACTGCTGATAACTACAGTGACTGACAGGCATGACGTTAGAAATGGTATAACAGCAAAGAAGGAAGCAGGTCAGGGTTGTTGAATATCATTGATATAATTACTCATTTGCCAAGGAGGATCCTCGATGACATGTAATTAAATGCTCGATTCAGTTTCCAGTTAAAAAGGCTGACATAGAAACGCGCCGTTACCTCGAACACGGGCAGCTGAAGCTCCAAGCACAGTTTCTCCATTTCTGTTTTGCATGTCTGAAGGCTAAGGATGAGCCTCTTTTTCAGAGATTCCTCTTCTTGAATCATCATGTCTAATAAATTCTGTTGGAGAAACACAGCAAATGAAACAGGAGGTTTGGTGTAAATATCAAAATTCTCTTCAATGGTTGATCATGGGAGGTTATTGTGATTATTTAGGAAACACTCATTTCAATTTCCATTTCAGTTCATGAAATCCAGCTATAATCTACAACAAAGACTTTGGTGGTTAGCATACTGCTCCTTGTAAAGGTAAACCAAAGAGCTAGCACAGTTTAGTTTCAAAATGCACCTTAGgattagggctgggccatatcataccgttcacagtaataccggtatagcgttaggcaacgataagaaaatgaaatatcgcaatagaatatgggtaaaacgcgcatgcgcagtgcctttgtttacatacgcacatggcggaaaaagcatggcggtgatggagaatgagaagagcgaaagcggatcgttgaatgaaacggatgaaccagaactggtttgtaaaaatgctgcaacttcagtggtgtggaactggtttaccTTTCGTtcatcagatacacaacaaagcactatttttggtagagcatgctagcgggccgtcgttattagggctgggtatcgtcactgatttctagaattgattcaattccgattcacaaggtcccgaatcgattcgatccacgattcgatttaattcgatttaaatctgggaaattttgacagtcagaaatattataattcagatcagtacatttacatatttttgtatcaataaaaaggaagctgacacacgcaagactttatcaaaggtgtgagcgtcacagcagatgcctttgtgtcaaagtagctgaagataaaacacagaaaaacatgaaggtgattttcctgggctgggattttataaaaatattctacagtagtgatgcgcgaatcatgaacgaatcgttcaatactcgagaatcactttactgactcatgaatcatgattcacaagcccaactgactcactgactcatccctgttgctgttagcagcaatatatctagcatataattaaaattgtggagaaaaacactggaactggaagaaaaaaccctgagtagaagagctcacatcaagacaatagctcctcggttcacagtagcatcgctctgctaacatgctaacagcacctttgagctactcaccccctcctttcctgtggTATCGTAgggtaagcaaatcactcaggactcactaaccccctccctcctgtgctgaatcatagagcgaacgaatcactcactccctccctccctcctggctcacagcttcttcttcttcttggttggcaaccaatgttaaggcgcattaccgccccctggctcacaggtcagtggacatttagatgagaaaatatatatttgacacatttaaggaaaatactattaaataaaaataaacaaaataaatgttccctttagaattttttttgctctataaaatagttttctttttgaatcactcatcttagcagtaggatttacttgaaaagagaaacaaattaagtttgagtgaaaatgtacattttttgcactctctggtcagctgactcagtgactcaaatgactcaaaaaaacccgattcactttggtgagtgactcattaaaactcgattcagtaaaaagaatcaaatttaccatcactattctacagtacatcaaaaacgaaagaaaaccattaatcaacatatgaacgttacctctgacgttacagcggttttattagagacacggctaagcgttttgcattttgcataatttaaaaaagtttaaattggttcagtattgaacggcagaaattaggttttcttttcagaagtatgtaaaaggggaaaaaacagcggccgacagcgctgtaaacaacggtagacttgtgcgtaacaagcaagcgaatgatgaagaaaacagatttttagacgggaaactgttcttgaagtacagagagggagagagagctgtgcatcctggtggaagcaaaacagtaaaagtcagagttgttgttgtttatgtgaagtgtagtttggatcttcttttgctgctggttcggtcaatattgtttggagagagatcaaactaacagctttagaatcagtgCAAAATAGGGCttttcgatataacgatatatatcagatgacgatataaaaacatctgtcgtttcattttacgctatcgtttgtttcgtggtgtcgcaaaataaactgtttacggcaatattttttcattatcttgatatattaatttcctaaagttctctctttctcttatatttaatataaccacactacagacggacaagcgcttgtttttatgcgttgtcgttagcaacaacgatggtaaaaccacctcgtgtccgcttgtttattttccacataaacccttcacaataaagctcaagatcctgttgagacttttcaaaataaactgaatcacgtgaaagatgcagagtatttacggatgagaagcaaaaagagccgtcaggtgctaaaaataaaccttagactcaagcgttagaacaggctttccCCGCaacacgctgtgtaataaatactcacaaagaaaacagtggccgttacaacctatgtctaaaaatgtatcgtttcatgcatcagttaaaacacttgactccaggtacgcgacgcccagctggaaacacttcacgcaagttgagctgcccgacattcacagaatttacagaaaatgttacatttttgtgatttatatcgttatcggacgatagatgtcttaatatcgggatatgagattttggtcatatcgcacagccctagcgtgaacacaaagcgcggacccgccgacagatcagaatcagcgagctttcagccccgaccgtgtccgtgccgtcaggtgagaaaggcgacgTCTCACTGATCcgtgctgtgtgtttacgtctttgtgcagaatccgtgttcctgctctcacttactgtcttagctgtttggtggttgttgaaattttgtgagatttcaccagagattctggcatttcgggcaaaataaatatatattaaaaaatctattcaggattttaataaATCGATtttacgttatccaagccagaatcgattttaatcgataaatcgattataaaaacccacccctagtcgttattaccgtgttttttggaaaataagtcactcttaaaatcaatcctttaattttctgaaaaatcgacagtgcaccttataatcccgtgtgccttatgtttGAATTCTGGTTTAGCATTACaggtagggctgctcgattatggcaaaaatgataatcacgattattttcactgaaattgagatctcgattatttgacgatatttatttaacaataacaatgtattgaataatggctttaaagatgtcaaaaaataatataaaatagtgtgcaaatactgataacagtgcaaatgtttgcaatataaaaaataaatgaaaaatgtaaacatctatgtttagtgaactgcATAATACTGGTTGTTCACTGTGTTAATTGAGCAGTGGTCTTTGGCGAGTGAAAACGTTACCGCGTTTGTTATCTCCTTGTGTCTCTGGGAGCTGGTGGGATATTTAGTCGCGTTGTACAGGCTAGCGTGAATGGAGGTCTGTGAGGATGAAGCAGGTGTTGTCAAGAGTT is drawn from Oreochromis aureus strain Israel breed Guangdong linkage group 1, ZZ_aureus, whole genome shotgun sequence and contains these coding sequences:
- the prc1b gene encoding protein regulator of cytokinesis 1b isoform X4 — translated: MMIQEEESLKKRLILSLQTCKTEMEKLCLELQLPVFEEEAGISMLQQEKNIRTQVEALMKEKARRMQQLKALLEQDQDLCDILCSVPYGIAPDSVPSLETLDNFHQHIANQNEERVKRHAEFTELKKQIILYMEELDRVPETSFEKDVVCEDEDSFCLSRDNITSLKLLLCQLEERKAENEAMCESHREKIQQLWDRLQVPQEEREAFSQHMVTSKKRNLDALQTEVQRLEELKLQNIRNVIDAIRSEIAVFWEKCFLSTDQRQAFTPYFSEDFTEDLLSLHDAEIQRLKQHYEDHKELFEGVQQWEQSWRLFLELEKKATDPSRFTNRGGNLLKEEKQRSDLLKSLPKIEKRLKAQIDTWEHEQGRDFQVNGQKFLQFVEEQWELHRIEKEKEKLERHIKKSKQTEEDMLYGTAVRTPTKRRFLATTTPNKSRKMGNATSSISSGTSNSTMRSVYGGTVCRSPAPRPPLSANKTLAARTPGGCKPPHPRLQGCNKENEAQLKGSSPLRGALLTPASPQRNFSIASVASTYSEFVRDLVCTESVQSSETCPRPPTPRSSTAS